One stretch of Malus domestica chromosome 14, GDT2T_hap1 DNA includes these proteins:
- the LOC108173693 gene encoding uncharacterized protein: MDIQWIHNHNKCDVEYLDGIDKFTEFATRHNPGSTHIRCPCRRCNNSMWETFENVRFHLVRNGMMETYTTWYHHGELLDQTSSSYVTQVETIESNVDPSEQVMNIVNDVYPYALSNTNQERGDDGRPTMDSEEFKNYEKLLKNAKQELYPGCENFLVLSAIVELMHGKIKFRLSNKCFDYFLGVIKRMLPKENCLPEDQKNAQKVLKGLGLGYEKIHACVNNCILFYKENKQLDKCPICNEPRFKMTSQNRKIKIPQKVMRYLPLKPRLQ, from the coding sequence ATGGACATACAGTGGATACATAATCATAATAAATGTGATGTTGAGTACTTGGATGGAATAGATAAGTTCACTGAATTCGCAACTAGACACAACCCAGGTTCAACTCATATCCGATGTCCATGTAGAAGGTGTAATAACTCAATGTGGGAGACATTTGAaaatgttcgatttcatttagtaagaAATGGGATGATGGAAACCTATACTACTTGGTATCATCATGGAGAATTATTAGACCAAACTTCGTCTTCATACGTGACACAAGTGGAGACTATTGAATCTAATGTGGATCCTAGTGAACAAGTTATGAATATTGTAAATGACGTTTATCCATATGCCTTGAGCAACACCAATCAGGAAAGGGGAGATGACGGTCGTCCAACCATGGACAGTGAGGAATTTAAAAACTATGAAAAACTATTGAAAAATGCCAAGCAAGAATTATATCCGGGTTGCGAGAACTTTTTGGTGCTCTCAGCAATTGTGGAGTTGATGCATGGCAAGATCAAGTTTCGTTTGTCAAACAagtgttttgattactttttgggAGTTATCAAGAGGATGCTTCCAAAGGAGAATTGTTTACCTGAAGATCAAAAAAATGCCCAAAAAGTGTTGAAAGGTCTCGGATTGGGGTATGAAAAAATTCACGCATGTGTAAATAATTGTATATTGTTTTATAAGGAGAACAAACAGTTGGATAAATGCCCTATCTGCAATGAGCCGAGGTTTAAAATGACATCACAGAATAGAAAGATCAAGATTCCACAAAAAGTAATGCGTTATCTTCCATTGAAGCCTAGGTTGCAATGa
- the LOC103424417 gene encoding uncharacterized protein, with translation MIMVAVLAELMEEYTVLLARVLEHLFYSAPFPRRVRFLILRNLPFASSYPHHPPPPLVGAPAA, from the coding sequence ATGATTATGGTGGCGGTGCTGGCGGAGCTGATGGAGGAGTACACGGTGTTGCTGGCGAGGGTTTTGGAGCATTTGTTTTATTCCGCGCCTTTTCCGAGGAGGGTTCGGTTTCTGATCCTCAGGAATCTTCCGTTTGCTTCTTCCTACCCGCATCATCCTCCTCCACCTCTGGTTGGAGCCCCTGCCGCTTAA